In the Armatimonadia bacterium genome, one interval contains:
- a CDS encoding cupin domain-containing protein has product MPGVERVDLHLQDHGDRMCVWETDEVQIMRIRLAPGEALPRHNSNSHVVLLALAGQLKFETPGQTEVFGTGEALSVPFDTQMDMSNAGEEPATFLVIKTPHPKKMH; this is encoded by the coding sequence ATGCCCGGAGTCGAGAGGGTTGACCTTCACCTGCAGGACCACGGCGACCGCATGTGTGTCTGGGAGACCGACGAGGTACAGATCATGAGGATTCGGCTGGCGCCGGGTGAGGCTCTGCCACGGCACAACAGCAACTCGCACGTCGTGCTGCTTGCACTGGCCGGGCAACTGAAGTTCGAGACACCAGGGCAGACAGAGGTCTTCGGGACGGGAGAGGCACTCAGCGTCCCCTTCGACACACAGATGGATATGAGCAACGCGGGAGAGGAGCCGGCAACCTTCCTGGTAATCAAGACGCCGCACCCGAAGAAGATGCACTGA
- a CDS encoding methyltransferase domain-containing protein, with the protein MPAPAPDVPALVPVQEADGDGLVFVAGPGGSAMPEPLRPDLPSLAQSERLASWLAAPRSRLLRRAQIGLRQRVLEIGCGHGVVSEELARRVPGELVCLDRRLEAVQTPPSPSTGRVAADACDLPFRDACFDLVVCQNILLWVGDLTRAVGEIARVLEPGGALVALEPDYGGMMEYPPSVALREVWIEGLQAAGADALVGRKLPAACEEAGLKPCVELLNMPQPATVQGVGLCLGLPLTEPQRARVQEVMAEIRRARNTWSCFLHLPYFLVLATR; encoded by the coding sequence GTGCCTGCGCCTGCGCCGGATGTGCCTGCGCTTGTGCCTGTGCAGGAGGCGGACGGTGACGGCCTTGTGTTCGTAGCAGGCCCCGGCGGGTCGGCGATGCCCGAGCCCTTGCGACCCGACTTGCCCTCTCTTGCCCAGTCGGAGCGCCTGGCTTCCTGGCTGGCAGCTCCGCGGAGTCGTCTCCTGCGACGGGCGCAGATCGGGCTGCGTCAGCGTGTGCTCGAGATCGGCTGCGGCCACGGAGTGGTGAGCGAGGAGTTGGCCCGTCGGGTTCCGGGCGAGCTCGTCTGCCTGGACCGCCGTCTCGAGGCTGTCCAGACGCCGCCTTCGCCCTCGACAGGGCGGGTGGCAGCAGACGCCTGCGATCTCCCCTTCCGCGATGCGTGCTTTGACCTCGTGGTCTGCCAGAACATCCTGCTATGGGTGGGTGATCTGACGCGGGCTGTGGGCGAGATCGCCCGCGTGCTGGAGCCGGGAGGCGCTCTTGTCGCCCTGGAGCCTGACTACGGCGGGATGATGGAGTACCCGCCGTCGGTCGCTCTCCGTGAGGTGTGGATCGAAGGTTTACAGGCCGCCGGAGCCGACGCCCTTGTGGGGCGCAAGCTTCCGGCGGCCTGTGAAGAAGCGGGATTGAAGCCGTGCGTTGAGCTTCTCAATATGCCCCAGCCGGCCACTGTGCAAGGCGTGGGTCTGTGCCTGGGCTTGCCCCTCACCGAGCCGCAGCGAGCGCGAGTTCAGGAGGTCATGGCCGAGATCCGCCGGGCACGAAATACCTGGTCTTGCTTCCTCCACCTTCCCTACTTCCTGGTGCTGGCCACTCGCTGA
- the hcp gene encoding hydroxylamine reductase, with amino-acid sequence MSMFCYQCEQTFGGTGCTKQGVCGKDATTAGLQDLLIFSLKGIARYAKPARELGAKDPEMDAWVQEALFATLTNVNFDAERFVAYVKEAQAWKDKAKAMLQQAGGTVPEDLKPAVPADASQEDLIALAALVGVLQDTHPDADATALRQLVTLGLKGICAYSFHARELGKTDDGLDAFIYEALAATTDDSMSVDALVALALKTGEINIKAMEILDAGHVEKLGVPEPAPVFLGTKAGPGILISGHDMVDLLELLKQTEGTGINLYTHGEMLPAVMYPELRKYPHLVGNWGGAWQNQQREFEEFPGPIVMTTNCLMKPRESYKDRVFTLGPVGWSGVKHLGHSRDFSAVIAMAKELPPLPETEGKTILTGFHHLPVLSIADKVIEAVKSGAVKHFFLIGGCDGARPGRNYYTEFAEKVPQDCIILTLACGKYRFNKLDFGEIGGIPRLLDMGQCNNAYSAVQVALALANAFGVGVNELPLSLIITWYEQKAVAILLSLLHLGIKNIRLGPTLPAFVTPNVLDVLVKNFDLKPISTPDEDLTACLS; translated from the coding sequence ATGTCCATGTTCTGCTACCAGTGTGAGCAAACCTTCGGAGGCACCGGCTGCACCAAGCAGGGGGTCTGCGGCAAGGACGCGACGACCGCCGGCCTGCAGGACCTGCTGATCTTCTCGCTCAAGGGGATCGCTCGCTATGCGAAGCCCGCTCGTGAGCTGGGCGCCAAGGACCCCGAGATGGATGCCTGGGTCCAGGAGGCCTTGTTCGCCACCCTCACCAACGTCAACTTCGATGCCGAGCGCTTCGTGGCGTATGTGAAGGAGGCGCAGGCCTGGAAGGACAAGGCGAAGGCGATGCTGCAGCAGGCCGGCGGCACAGTGCCGGAGGACCTCAAGCCTGCGGTTCCTGCGGATGCCTCGCAAGAAGACCTGATCGCCCTGGCGGCGCTGGTAGGAGTCCTGCAGGATACTCACCCCGATGCCGACGCAACGGCGCTGCGGCAACTGGTCACCCTCGGCCTGAAGGGCATCTGCGCTTACTCCTTCCACGCACGCGAGTTGGGCAAGACCGACGACGGTCTCGACGCCTTCATCTATGAGGCCCTCGCCGCGACGACTGATGACTCGATGTCCGTGGACGCTCTCGTGGCGCTGGCGCTCAAGACCGGCGAGATCAACATCAAGGCGATGGAGATCCTCGACGCCGGGCACGTGGAGAAGCTGGGCGTTCCCGAACCGGCACCCGTATTCCTCGGCACCAAGGCCGGTCCCGGCATCCTCATCAGCGGGCACGACATGGTCGACCTGCTGGAGCTGCTCAAGCAGACCGAGGGCACCGGCATCAACCTCTACACCCACGGCGAGATGCTCCCGGCAGTCATGTACCCCGAGCTTCGCAAGTACCCGCACCTGGTCGGCAACTGGGGTGGCGCCTGGCAGAACCAGCAGCGGGAGTTCGAGGAGTTCCCCGGCCCGATCGTCATGACCACCAACTGCCTGATGAAGCCGCGGGAGAGCTATAAGGACCGCGTGTTCACCCTCGGGCCTGTGGGATGGTCGGGCGTCAAGCACCTCGGCCACAGCCGCGACTTCTCCGCAGTAATCGCGATGGCCAAGGAGCTGCCGCCGCTGCCTGAGACCGAGGGCAAGACCATCCTGACCGGGTTCCACCACCTGCCGGTGCTGTCGATTGCCGACAAGGTGATTGAGGCAGTGAAGAGCGGCGCAGTGAAGCACTTCTTCCTCATCGGCGGCTGCGACGGAGCACGCCCCGGTCGGAACTACTACACCGAGTTCGCCGAGAAGGTGCCCCAGGACTGCATCATCCTGACGCTGGCCTGCGGCAAGTACCGGTTCAACAAGCTGGACTTCGGCGAGATCGGCGGCATCCCCCGGTTGCTCGACATGGGCCAGTGCAACAACGCCTACTCAGCCGTGCAGGTGGCGCTGGCTTTGGCCAACGCCTTCGGCGTCGGAGTGAACGAGCTGCCGCTGTCGCTGATCATTACGTGGTATGAGCAGAAGGCCGTGGCGATCCTGTTGTCGCTGCTGCACCTGGGCATCAAGAACATCCGTCTGGGGCCGACGCTACCGGCTTTCGTCACGCCCAACGTTCTCGATGTGCTGGTCAAGAACTTCGACCTCAAGCCCATCAGCACACCGGACGAAGACCTAACAGCCTGCCTGAGCTAG
- a CDS encoding Crp/Fnr family transcriptional regulator, with product MKARLPEALAQIPLFADLTEVQLKGLTDSADVVDYPRGTELFSAGQPAESFLVVLAGVVKVYLLSPDGREHILHLAEAGGLVAEGAVFAQRTYPASAMATEDCVVARFYRDRLVALLREDPELSLAMIAGLSRRLREFVATIEDLSLRDVAARLARYLVENSVGGFCKLPGTKTQLAAQLGTVLEPLSRSFRRLREDGLIKEHKQGVALLDTDGLRALYEGW from the coding sequence ATGAAGGCAAGGCTACCGGAAGCGCTGGCCCAGATCCCGTTGTTCGCCGATCTGACCGAGGTGCAACTGAAGGGGCTCACAGATTCGGCCGACGTGGTTGACTATCCGCGCGGGACGGAGCTGTTCTCGGCCGGGCAACCTGCGGAGAGTTTCCTGGTGGTGCTGGCGGGCGTGGTGAAGGTGTACCTTCTCTCGCCGGACGGGCGGGAGCATATCCTGCATCTGGCTGAAGCCGGGGGTCTGGTGGCTGAGGGAGCCGTGTTCGCCCAGCGGACCTACCCGGCCTCGGCGATGGCGACGGAAGACTGCGTGGTAGCCAGGTTCTACCGCGACCGACTCGTAGCGCTGCTGCGCGAAGACCCGGAGCTGTCACTCGCGATGATTGCCGGGCTGTCGCGGCGTCTGCGGGAGTTTGTGGCAACTATCGAGGACCTGTCGCTACGGGATGTCGCCGCACGGCTGGCACGGTATCTGGTCGAGAACTCTGTCGGCGGGTTCTGCAAGCTCCCGGGCACGAAGACGCAACTCGCCGCGCAACTGGGCACGGTGCTGGAGCCGCTGTCGCGGTCCTTCCGGCGACTGCGGGAGGACGGCCTCATCAAGGAACACAAGCAGGGCGTCGCGCTGTTGGACACCGACGGGTTGCGCGCCCTCTACGAGGGGTGGTAA
- a CDS encoding uroporphyrinogen decarboxylase family protein: MLPRERVETTLRHQEPDLVPWGEHSIDYNIYEMTLGRETWVQAKFKQTKGYWDGRRDEIVESHKRDLPDLADALGFDIITVGQNAGAGYQPAALKQLDQETFEAGNGNLFRISATTHDLMPYKVNTEGYQLPTVESLQGQIDRLESEPPQKPDDSCWEVLRHVVKLKKQTHWINSCVGGMGFPVVGPTDEEQFLNLALHPELHAKVAELTAKRLMAQLPWYAEEGVDSVMPCHDLGSSTSLFARPSILEENVEPWWAEYIKRAHGLGLTVLMHCCGCVWEALPAVCRAGYDGYEGIQASGGMDMKQLKERYGDKLTLWGGIWHEHLVLGSPQDIEEDARYCMKWAAPGGGFILGSSHSLAVGCKPENLKRMKQCRERYGVYPIAL, from the coding sequence TTGCTACCCCGCGAACGCGTTGAGACGACCCTGCGCCATCAGGAGCCGGACCTCGTCCCCTGGGGCGAGCACTCGATCGACTACAACATCTACGAGATGACCCTGGGCCGCGAGACCTGGGTCCAGGCGAAGTTCAAGCAGACGAAGGGCTACTGGGACGGCCGTCGCGACGAGATCGTCGAGTCCCACAAACGCGACCTCCCCGACCTCGCCGATGCCCTGGGCTTCGACATCATCACCGTCGGCCAGAATGCGGGTGCCGGCTATCAGCCCGCAGCCCTCAAGCAACTCGACCAGGAGACCTTCGAGGCGGGGAACGGCAACCTGTTCCGCATCTCGGCCACGACGCATGACCTCATGCCCTACAAGGTGAACACGGAGGGCTACCAGCTCCCCACCGTCGAGTCGCTGCAGGGGCAGATCGACCGGCTGGAGTCTGAGCCGCCGCAGAAGCCCGACGACTCCTGCTGGGAGGTCCTGCGCCATGTGGTGAAGCTCAAGAAGCAGACGCACTGGATCAACAGTTGCGTCGGCGGCATGGGCTTCCCCGTGGTAGGCCCGACGGACGAGGAGCAGTTCCTCAACCTCGCGCTGCACCCCGAGTTGCATGCCAAGGTCGCCGAGCTCACCGCCAAGCGCCTCATGGCTCAGCTACCCTGGTATGCCGAGGAGGGCGTGGACTCGGTCATGCCCTGCCACGACCTGGGCAGCTCCACCAGCCTCTTCGCCAGGCCCAGCATCCTGGAGGAGAACGTGGAGCCCTGGTGGGCCGAGTACATCAAGCGCGCCCATGGACTCGGGCTGACGGTGCTGATGCATTGCTGCGGCTGTGTCTGGGAGGCGCTTCCCGCGGTCTGCCGAGCGGGGTATGACGGGTACGAGGGCATCCAGGCCAGCGGCGGAATGGACATGAAGCAGCTCAAGGAGCGTTACGGAGATAAGCTCACGCTCTGGGGCGGCATCTGGCACGAGCACCTGGTCCTGGGATCGCCGCAGGACATCGAGGAGGACGCTCGCTACTGCATGAAGTGGGCAGCGCCCGGCGGAGGGTTCATCCTGGGCTCCAGCCATTCGCTCGCGGTCGGCTGCAAGCCGGAGAACCTGAAGAGGATGAAGCAGTGCCGTGAGCGCTACGGCGTCTACCCGATCGCGCTCTAG
- a CDS encoding VIT domain-containing protein codes for MRTGALCAVLGLTLLAGTGWGQALVPRVAPEARDLPPLECRTQAVTVDLNNQIARVRVEQVFINNTGEDLECVYFLPLQESATISRFSYWVKGKEIVGEIREKEEARQVYEQIVARKRDPALLEYAGRNLFRANLFPVSSREPLRVVVEYSQVCDYDSGIVNFRYPLTAGGSEQKVGQFAITVNLRDQKPLKRVWCPSYPEASVELVAATEAHSASVSFEKSRFTPKTDFELRYELASSDFGVSFLTYREPAKDGYFMLMVAPQEQTTEADIVKKDIVFVFDKSGSMEGEKIQQAREALKFCLRNLGKNDRFGVVTFSDTIESASDKLLPATETNLNAAIKQIGALEATGATDINAALLQALGMFEPNTNQKTIVFLTDGLPTSGEQEVGKIVGNVKAANHRDARLFTFGVGDDVDDYLLLKLATDNHGAEQHVRAGESIEAAVSSFYSKVAKPVLVDLKLDFGSIKTRQVYPDQLPDIFKGKQLIVVGRYTNNGHQDLALSGQINGKPRRFVYPADFPAESTENGFIPRLWAKARVDWAVDSMRLKGENQELKDEVIALSKQYLFVTPYTSFLALPKEEAERLAAATPSAAPVGADPLIRVLAPSDTKRVLAVFPWGRTMPLVHDAATGYWKCRFVTPSFVPHGRYEVTLILTRGDGTQQRLVIGFEADRETPGGSGSSQVTRLRDGWQVRLSLQATDDTSRALVMLPSGERLELSQNPDTGRWETTFRLTGTAGDSVMVPVVLLDRGHNRLTLEVEVELR; via the coding sequence ATGCGTACTGGGGCGTTGTGCGCGGTGTTGGGGCTCACGCTGCTTGCAGGTACAGGCTGGGGACAGGCGCTCGTTCCCCGTGTCGCACCGGAGGCCAGAGACCTTCCGCCGCTGGAGTGTCGGACGCAGGCCGTCACCGTCGACCTCAACAATCAGATTGCCCGCGTCCGGGTCGAGCAGGTCTTCATCAACAACACCGGCGAGGACCTGGAGTGCGTCTACTTCCTGCCCCTGCAGGAGTCGGCCACGATCTCCCGATTCTCCTACTGGGTGAAGGGCAAGGAGATCGTCGGCGAGATCCGCGAGAAGGAGGAGGCTCGGCAGGTCTACGAGCAGATCGTCGCCCGCAAGCGCGACCCGGCTTTGCTGGAGTACGCCGGTCGCAACCTGTTCCGCGCTAACCTCTTCCCGGTGTCCTCCAGGGAGCCCCTGCGGGTCGTCGTCGAGTACTCGCAGGTGTGCGACTACGACTCCGGCATCGTCAACTTCCGCTATCCGCTGACCGCCGGTGGCTCGGAGCAGAAAGTCGGGCAGTTCGCCATCACCGTGAACCTGCGCGACCAAAAGCCCCTCAAGCGTGTCTGGTGTCCTTCCTACCCGGAGGCCTCCGTCGAGCTCGTCGCGGCGACCGAAGCCCACAGTGCCTCCGTCTCCTTCGAGAAGTCCAGGTTCACACCGAAGACCGACTTCGAGCTGCGCTACGAACTGGCCTCCTCAGACTTCGGCGTGTCCTTCCTCACTTACCGCGAGCCCGCGAAAGACGGCTACTTCATGCTGATGGTTGCGCCTCAAGAGCAGACCACCGAGGCAGACATCGTCAAGAAGGACATCGTCTTCGTCTTCGACAAGTCGGGTTCCATGGAGGGGGAGAAGATTCAGCAGGCCCGTGAGGCGCTCAAGTTCTGCCTCCGCAACCTGGGCAAGAACGACCGCTTCGGCGTCGTCACCTTCTCCGACACAATCGAAAGCGCCTCGGACAAGCTCCTACCTGCGACCGAGACCAACCTGAATGCGGCCATCAAACAGATCGGTGCGCTGGAGGCCACCGGCGCAACGGACATCAACGCCGCGCTACTCCAGGCGCTCGGGATGTTCGAGCCCAACACGAACCAGAAGACCATCGTCTTCCTGACCGACGGGCTACCCACCTCGGGTGAGCAGGAAGTCGGCAAGATCGTCGGCAACGTGAAGGCCGCGAACCACCGAGACGCCCGGCTCTTCACCTTCGGCGTCGGCGATGACGTGGACGACTACCTGCTGCTCAAGCTCGCCACCGACAACCACGGGGCCGAGCAGCACGTCCGAGCCGGCGAGTCCATCGAGGCCGCCGTAAGCAGCTTCTACTCCAAGGTCGCCAAGCCCGTTCTGGTCGATCTCAAGCTCGACTTCGGCAGCATCAAGACCCGGCAGGTCTACCCCGATCAACTGCCCGACATCTTCAAGGGCAAGCAACTGATCGTTGTAGGCCGCTACACCAACAACGGGCACCAGGACCTTGCCCTCAGCGGGCAGATCAACGGCAAGCCTCGCCGCTTCGTCTATCCCGCCGACTTCCCGGCCGAGAGCACCGAGAACGGGTTCATCCCCCGGCTGTGGGCCAAAGCCCGCGTTGACTGGGCGGTCGACTCGATGCGCCTCAAGGGCGAGAACCAGGAGCTCAAGGACGAGGTCATCGCCCTCAGCAAGCAGTACCTCTTCGTCACTCCCTACACTTCCTTCCTGGCGCTTCCGAAGGAGGAAGCCGAGAGACTGGCAGCAGCCACTCCCTCGGCTGCACCTGTAGGAGCCGATCCGCTGATCCGCGTCCTGGCTCCCTCGGACACCAAGCGCGTGCTGGCGGTCTTCCCCTGGGGACGCACCATGCCCCTGGTCCATGACGCCGCCACGGGCTACTGGAAGTGCCGCTTCGTGACCCCGAGCTTCGTGCCGCATGGCAGGTACGAAGTGACCCTGATCCTCACTCGCGGCGACGGGACTCAGCAGCGCCTGGTGATCGGCTTCGAGGCCGACCGTGAGACTCCCGGCGGCAGTGGGAGCAGTCAGGTCACTCGGCTCCGTGATGGCTGGCAGGTGCGTCTGTCCCTCCAGGCCACCGACGACACCAGCCGTGCCCTGGTGATGCTGCCCTCGGGTGAGCGGCTGGAGCTGAGCCAGAATCCGGATACGGGTCGCTGGGAGACCACCTTCCGACTCACCGGCACGGCGGGCGACAGTGTGATGGTCCCCGTCGTGCTCCTCGACCGCGGCCACAACCGCCTCACCCTCGAGGTTGAGGTGGAGCTTAGGTGA
- a CDS encoding SPASM domain-containing protein, translated as MPINWRRLFGPPPPPAAPIKPGLYHFTRTETDPPVRFHLRVDTDGGGLLLANASEAAVLSPVGVFMAHGILSGREDIAIKADVRAHFGGATDPEIADDLWQMHHRIDDLSSPDDNYPITNVGIRGESTVGRRLIAPHRAFVTADRAEVLEPVLRALWEAAIPHVTFLPTAQTPGEELVRLVECAEDLGMITGVRGLASWFGDEELTAASLAGLDYLTVVLASVDAEEHNRLVGAEDYDSVLRALKLCRALELCPVLQVPLTDFSAQELEEMVVWGTQHKVSNYSFFAVACLDGEEQEDAAGALAARSLPQVAASVTEGSESVNARFLWEPPVRFDLRRTLAEQIVSGPRAGSDASVRVEPDGSVYPPRGPRVKAGNLLQQEWAQIWAAPCFAPYREGEAAPVPCEVCPGLEICEAACPRNVDSWSDDRKDGEAS; from the coding sequence ATGCCCATCAACTGGCGTCGACTCTTCGGTCCGCCACCACCACCGGCCGCGCCCATCAAGCCGGGGCTATATCACTTCACCCGTACGGAGACCGATCCACCGGTGCGCTTCCATCTGCGCGTCGACACTGACGGCGGCGGTCTGCTCCTGGCGAACGCCTCCGAGGCTGCGGTGCTTTCGCCGGTCGGTGTGTTCATGGCCCACGGGATCCTCAGTGGGCGCGAGGACATCGCCATCAAGGCCGACGTGCGAGCCCACTTCGGCGGGGCCACAGACCCCGAGATCGCCGATGATCTGTGGCAGATGCACCATCGCATCGACGACCTCTCCTCGCCCGACGACAACTACCCGATCACCAACGTCGGCATCCGCGGAGAGAGCACGGTCGGACGCAGGCTCATCGCTCCGCATCGAGCCTTCGTCACCGCCGATCGTGCGGAGGTCCTGGAGCCTGTGCTGCGGGCGCTGTGGGAGGCGGCCATCCCGCACGTCACCTTCCTGCCCACTGCGCAGACCCCCGGGGAGGAGCTGGTGCGCTTGGTGGAGTGTGCCGAGGACCTGGGGATGATCACCGGGGTCCGCGGTCTCGCTTCCTGGTTCGGCGACGAAGAGCTCACCGCCGCATCGCTGGCGGGCCTGGACTACCTGACCGTCGTGCTGGCCTCCGTCGACGCCGAGGAGCACAATCGACTGGTGGGCGCTGAGGACTACGACAGCGTCCTCCGGGCCTTGAAGCTCTGTCGCGCGCTGGAGCTCTGTCCGGTGCTCCAGGTCCCGCTGACGGACTTCAGCGCACAGGAGCTGGAGGAAATGGTGGTCTGGGGAACTCAGCACAAAGTGAGCAACTACTCCTTCTTTGCCGTGGCCTGTCTGGATGGGGAGGAGCAGGAGGACGCCGCCGGGGCTCTTGCCGCTCGCAGTCTCCCCCAGGTGGCTGCGTCGGTGACGGAAGGTTCGGAGAGTGTGAACGCTCGCTTCCTCTGGGAGCCGCCGGTGCGCTTCGACCTGCGACGCACCCTGGCTGAGCAGATTGTCAGCGGTCCGCGTGCGGGCAGTGACGCCTCCGTGCGCGTCGAGCCGGACGGCTCCGTCTATCCGCCTCGTGGGCCGCGCGTCAAGGCAGGCAATCTGCTGCAGCAGGAGTGGGCCCAGATCTGGGCTGCGCCCTGCTTTGCTCCCTACCGGGAGGGTGAGGCTGCGCCCGTGCCTTGCGAGGTTTGTCCGGGGCTGGAGATCTGCGAAGCTGCATGCCCCCGGAACGTAGATTCCTGGAGTGACGACCGCAAGGACGGTGAGGCATCATGA
- a CDS encoding hemerythrin domain-containing protein yields the protein MKATEVLRHEHEVVMLVLNGTRRVVGNLAGALQADPLLAEKLHGFFANFVDHCHHTKEERHLFPRLWQRGLPRGHGPTTLMLKEHDLGREIVSDIGDVLPGVAKGDAEAISKLRQALLDYDGLMREHIDKENRVLFMLAEDLLTDADNEELVAAFEQVETQEIGEGMHEKYHQLAHELAGQ from the coding sequence ATGAAGGCGACGGAGGTTCTGCGGCACGAGCACGAGGTCGTGATGCTGGTTCTGAACGGGACGCGGCGTGTTGTCGGGAACCTGGCCGGCGCACTCCAGGCCGACCCTCTACTGGCGGAGAAGCTGCATGGCTTCTTTGCCAACTTCGTCGACCATTGCCATCACACCAAGGAGGAGCGGCACCTGTTCCCGAGGCTCTGGCAACGGGGACTGCCGCGAGGACATGGCCCGACGACCCTGATGCTCAAGGAGCATGACCTCGGGCGTGAGATCGTCAGTGACATCGGCGACGTCCTGCCCGGGGTTGCCAAGGGGGATGCCGAGGCCATCTCGAAGCTGCGTCAGGCGCTGCTTGACTATGACGGCCTGATGCGGGAGCACATCGACAAGGAGAATCGGGTACTGTTCATGCTGGCCGAGGACCTGCTCACCGACGCGGACAACGAAGAGCTTGTGGCGGCCTTCGAGCAGGTCGAGACCCAGGAAATCGGTGAGGGGATGCACGAGAAGTACCACCAACTGGCGCATGAACTCGCCGGTCAGTGA
- a CDS encoding alpha/beta hydrolase family protein, translated as MPSSSKPRARSASVKRSFAPMDYVRQLYADYPPSLAWNCTSEAEWKQWRRKLKTKVADLLGGLDEPRCDLQPQVSKRTRMGGYTRERVVFQSRENLSIPAWVLIPEGQASLSAAGTPQRLPAVICLHGHGPGKDDIVGINDDGTQRTEYAGYQQDFAIQAVRHGFFVIAPDMFGFGERRDRIEQAQTKDTSSCRQPSMAGLLMGHTVAGIRVYDVMRCVDYLLTRPEVNEKRIGLMGISGGGQVTTFAAAVDERISAALISGYLAYWKDSIISIHHCPDNYVPSLLQYAEMPDIACLIAPRPVFFENGTRDDIFPLKSARAAFRSVKSAYDVLGVEHRCGMEVFEGEHSFWGRKGFAFLERWLKG; from the coding sequence GTGCCCTCATCGAGCAAACCTCGTGCCCGCTCGGCCTCGGTCAAGCGGAGCTTCGCACCCATGGACTATGTTCGCCAACTCTACGCAGATTACCCACCTTCGCTGGCCTGGAACTGCACCTCGGAAGCCGAGTGGAAGCAGTGGCGGCGGAAGCTGAAGACCAAAGTTGCTGACCTTCTCGGCGGGCTTGACGAGCCCCGGTGTGACCTCCAGCCCCAGGTCTCCAAGCGGACCCGGATGGGCGGCTATACCCGTGAGCGCGTCGTGTTCCAGAGTCGCGAGAACCTGAGCATCCCGGCCTGGGTGCTGATCCCTGAGGGGCAGGCGAGTCTCTCGGCGGCAGGGACACCGCAGCGACTTCCGGCGGTTATCTGCCTGCACGGACATGGCCCCGGAAAGGACGACATCGTCGGCATCAACGATGACGGCACCCAGCGGACCGAGTACGCGGGCTATCAACAGGACTTCGCGATTCAGGCGGTGCGGCACGGGTTCTTCGTGATCGCGCCGGACATGTTCGGCTTCGGTGAGAGGCGCGACCGGATCGAGCAGGCGCAAACCAAGGACACCTCGAGCTGCCGGCAGCCCAGCATGGCCGGGCTCCTGATGGGCCACACCGTGGCCGGGATCCGCGTGTATGACGTGATGCGCTGCGTGGACTACCTGCTGACGCGGCCGGAGGTGAACGAGAAGCGGATCGGGCTGATGGGGATCTCGGGCGGAGGTCAGGTGACAACCTTCGCGGCCGCCGTGGATGAGAGGATCTCGGCAGCGTTGATCAGCGGCTACCTGGCGTACTGGAAGGACTCGATCATCAGCATCCACCACTGCCCGGACAACTACGTGCCGAGCCTGCTGCAGTACGCCGAGATGCCCGACATCGCCTGCCTGATCGCCCCGCGACCGGTGTTCTTCGAGAACGGCACCCGGGACGACATCTTCCCGCTCAAGTCGGCACGGGCCGCCTTCCGGAGCGTCAAGTCAGCCTATGACGTGCTGGGAGTCGAGCACCGCTGCGGGATGGAAGTCTTCGAGGGCGAGCACAGCTTCTGGGGCAGGAAGGGCTTCGCCTTCCTGGAGCGCTGGCTGAAGGGGTAA